A genomic stretch from Myxocyprinus asiaticus isolate MX2 ecotype Aquarium Trade chromosome 24, UBuf_Myxa_2, whole genome shotgun sequence includes:
- the LOC127414885 gene encoding voltage-dependent anion-selective channel protein 2-like isoform X3 has product MAVPPAYADLGKAAKDIFSKGYGFGAVKLDLKTKSQSGVEFSTGGSSNTDTGKAAGNLETKYKVKELGLSLNQKWNTDNILTTEVTLEDQLAKGLKLGLDTSFVPNTGKKSAKLKTGYKRDYMNVGCDIDFDLAGPTVHAAAVLGYEGWLAGYQMAFDTAKSKLAQNNFALGYKAGDFQLHTNVNDGTEFGGSIYQKVNNQLETAVNLAWTAGSNNTRFGIAAKYQLDKDSSFSAKVNNASLVGVGYTQSLRPGVKLTLSALIDAKNFNAGGHKVGMGFELEV; this is encoded by the exons ATGGCCGTTCCTCCTGCGTACGCTGACCTCGGCAAAGCCGCCAAAGATATCTTCAGCAAAGGCTATG GATTTGGAGCAGTTAAACTGGACCTGAAGACCAAGTCACAGAGTGGAGTT GAGTTCTCCACAGGCGGCTCCAGTAACACAGACACTGGGAAGGCAGCTGGAAACCTGGAGACGAAGTATAAAGTGAAGGAGTTGGGCTTGAGTTTAAACCAGAAATGGAACACCGACAACATTCTGACTACTGAAGTGACTCTGGAAGACCAG CTGGCTAAAGGTCTGAAGTTGGGATTGGATACTTCTTTTGTGCCCAACACCGG GAAGAAGAGCGCTAAGCTAAAGACGGGTTATAAGCGCGACTACATGAATGTGGGCTGTGATATAGACTTTGACCTGGCCGGACCGACGGTTCATGCTGCAGCGGTTCTGGGTTATGAGGGCTGGCTGGCCGGTTATCAGATGGCCTTTGACACGGCCAAGTCCAAACTCGCCCAAAACAACTTCGCTTTGGGCTACAAGGCGGGAGACTTCCAGCTACACACTAATGt taATGATGGTACAGAGTTCGGCGGCTCCATCTATCAGAAGGTAAATAATCAGTTGGAGACGGCGGTGAATCTGGCGTGGACCGCTGGCAGTAATAACACACGCTTCGGCATCGCTGCCAAATATCAGCTGGATAAAGATTCATCCTTCTCT GCCAAAGTGAATAATGCCAGTCTGGTTGGAGTTGGATACACACAGAGCCTCAGGCCCG GTGTGAAGCTCACCCTCTCTGCTCTGATCGATGCAAAGAACTTCAACGCTGGTGGACACAAGGTTGGCATGGGCTTTGAGCTGGAGGTGTAA
- the LOC127414885 gene encoding voltage-dependent anion-selective channel protein 2-like isoform X2 codes for MSEKGAKQSGKMERVEEKTCCDHCKPKTCANMAVPPAYADLGKAAKDIFSKGYGFGAVKLDLKTKSQSGVEFSTGGSSNTDTGKAAGNLETKYKVKELGLSLNQKWNTDNILTTEVTLEDQLAKGLKLGLDTSFVPNTGKKSAKLKTGYKRDYMNVGCDIDFDLAGPTVHAAAVLGYEGWLAGYQMAFDTAKSKLAQNNFALGYKAGDFQLHTNVNDGTEFGGSIYQKVNNQLETAVNLAWTAGSNNTRFGIAAKYQLDKDSSFSAKVNNASLVGVGYTQSLRPGVKLTLSALIDAKNFNAGGHKVGMGFELEV; via the exons CAAACATGGCCGTTCCTCCTGCGTACGCTGACCTCGGCAAAGCCGCCAAAGATATCTTCAGCAAAGGCTATG GATTTGGAGCAGTTAAACTGGACCTGAAGACCAAGTCACAGAGTGGAGTT GAGTTCTCCACAGGCGGCTCCAGTAACACAGACACTGGGAAGGCAGCTGGAAACCTGGAGACGAAGTATAAAGTGAAGGAGTTGGGCTTGAGTTTAAACCAGAAATGGAACACCGACAACATTCTGACTACTGAAGTGACTCTGGAAGACCAG CTGGCTAAAGGTCTGAAGTTGGGATTGGATACTTCTTTTGTGCCCAACACCGG GAAGAAGAGCGCTAAGCTAAAGACGGGTTATAAGCGCGACTACATGAATGTGGGCTGTGATATAGACTTTGACCTGGCCGGACCGACGGTTCATGCTGCAGCGGTTCTGGGTTATGAGGGCTGGCTGGCCGGTTATCAGATGGCCTTTGACACGGCCAAGTCCAAACTCGCCCAAAACAACTTCGCTTTGGGCTACAAGGCGGGAGACTTCCAGCTACACACTAATGt taATGATGGTACAGAGTTCGGCGGCTCCATCTATCAGAAGGTAAATAATCAGTTGGAGACGGCGGTGAATCTGGCGTGGACCGCTGGCAGTAATAACACACGCTTCGGCATCGCTGCCAAATATCAGCTGGATAAAGATTCATCCTTCTCT GCCAAAGTGAATAATGCCAGTCTGGTTGGAGTTGGATACACACAGAGCCTCAGGCCCG GTGTGAAGCTCACCCTCTCTGCTCTGATCGATGCAAAGAACTTCAACGCTGGTGGACACAAGGTTGGCATGGGCTTTGAGCTGGAGGTGTAA